One Gossypium hirsutum isolate 1008001.06 chromosome A11, Gossypium_hirsutum_v2.1, whole genome shotgun sequence genomic window carries:
- the LOC107924663 gene encoding uncharacterized protein At4g00950 isoform X2 — protein MGSEEEKESTYTPKLPLFSASHAHMQSPERSGMLTPPLHASASVPFRWEEEPGKPKPCTALTSFTTLNDSAPKCLELPPRLLLDAKIAKLSSPTTVLEGPYTGRPRFQSSSFRMGSEFYGSFRASPETLQLGSMVLSKRGYKEKGFLGFWRGRSLKARPRRDVSGNSCVRDSECSRDGDRDRDSSGTTGVNITTIRRIGSFPSLSSSKSHFWESIYEGLMQVVPWTKKGKKDS, from the exons ATGGGATCCGAGGAAGAGAAAGAGTCAACCTACACACCGAAGCTGCCGCTGTTTTCAGCTTCACATGCACACATGCAGTCGCCAGAAAGATCGGGGATGTTAACCCCACCACTACACGCCTCGGCCTCGGTCCCATTTCGCTGGGAAGAGGAACCAGGGAAGCCCAAACCATGTACCGCACTCACCAGTTTTACTACCCTAAATGACTCTGCTCCAAAGTGTCTGGAACTCCCTCCTAGGTTGCTACTAGATGCCAAGATTGCCAAACTGTCCTCACCCACCACAGTCTTGGAAGGTCCCTACACGGGCAGGCCTAGGTTTCAGTCTTCTTCTTTCAGAATGGGAAGTGAGTTTTATGGATCATTTCGTGCTAGTCCTGAGACGCTGCAACTCGGGTCTATGGTTCTTAGCAAGAGAGGGTACAAAGAGAAAGGGTTTCTCGGTTTTTGGAGGGGAAGGTCCTTGAAGGCTAGACCTAGAAGGGATGTTAGCGGGAACAGTTGCGTTAGGGATAGTGAATGCAGCAGAGACGGAGACAGAGACAGAGACAGCAGTGGCACCACCGGTGTTAATATCACCACAATTAGAAGGATTGGTAGCTTTCCCAGTCTCTCTAGTTCCAAGTCCCACTTCTGG GAAAGTATCTATGAAGGCTTAATGCAAGTGGTCCCATGGACCAAAAAGGGTAAAAAGGATAGCTGA
- the LOC107924664 gene encoding uncharacterized protein, giving the protein MAVMQKLKIFVVQEPVVAASCLIAGFGLFLPAVVRPILDSLESSKQVPQPALRDVVAGVTGKKQG; this is encoded by the exons ATGGCGGTGATGCAGAAGCTGAAAATATTCGTGGTGCAAGAGCCAGTTGTCGCAGCTTCTTGCCTCATCGCTGGTTTTG GTCTCTTTCTACCAGCTGTTGTAAGGCCCATTCTAGATTCCTTAGAATCATCAAAGCAAGTCCCTCAGCCTGCTTTAAGAGAT GTGGTTGCTGGTGTGACTGGTAAAAAGCAGGGCTAA
- the LOC107924663 gene encoding uncharacterized protein At4g00950 isoform X1 codes for MGSEEEKESTYTPKLPLFSASHAHMQSPERSGMLTPPLHASASVPFRWEEEPGKPKPCTALTSFTTLNDSAPKCLELPPRLLLDAKIAKLSSPTTVLEGPYTGRPRFQSSSFRMGSEFYGSFRASPETLQLGSMVLSKRGYKEKGFLGFWRGRSLKARPRRDVSGNSCVRDSECSRDGDRDRDSSGTTGVNITTIRRIGSFPSLSSSKSHFWKLTNGGINSVPDPFMALLGALNQLPIS; via the exons ATGGGATCCGAGGAAGAGAAAGAGTCAACCTACACACCGAAGCTGCCGCTGTTTTCAGCTTCACATGCACACATGCAGTCGCCAGAAAGATCGGGGATGTTAACCCCACCACTACACGCCTCGGCCTCGGTCCCATTTCGCTGGGAAGAGGAACCAGGGAAGCCCAAACCATGTACCGCACTCACCAGTTTTACTACCCTAAATGACTCTGCTCCAAAGTGTCTGGAACTCCCTCCTAGGTTGCTACTAGATGCCAAGATTGCCAAACTGTCCTCACCCACCACAGTCTTGGAAGGTCCCTACACGGGCAGGCCTAGGTTTCAGTCTTCTTCTTTCAGAATGGGAAGTGAGTTTTATGGATCATTTCGTGCTAGTCCTGAGACGCTGCAACTCGGGTCTATGGTTCTTAGCAAGAGAGGGTACAAAGAGAAAGGGTTTCTCGGTTTTTGGAGGGGAAGGTCCTTGAAGGCTAGACCTAGAAGGGATGTTAGCGGGAACAGTTGCGTTAGGGATAGTGAATGCAGCAGAGACGGAGACAGAGACAGAGACAGCAGTGGCACCACCGGTGTTAATATCACCACAATTAGAAGGATTGGTAGCTTTCCCAGTCTCTCTAGTTCCAAGTCCCACTTCTGG AAATTAACAAACGGGGGAATAAATTCGGTTCCTGATCCATTCATGGCACTTTTAGGAGCACTAAATCAACTTCCCATTTCTTGA